The sequence below is a genomic window from Microcebus murinus isolate Inina chromosome 4, M.murinus_Inina_mat1.0, whole genome shotgun sequence.
TCATATTGAGATCTTCCCCAAGTGAAGCAGTCTTAGAAGTCGACTGCGAATCTCCTTGGTTCTAACTCCATAGATAATAGGATTGAGTACAGGAGGCACCAGAACATAGAGATTAGCCAGAAAGATGTGCACATGCTTGGGGACTCGGTGGTGGCCAAAGCGATGGGTAAGGAATGAGAAGAAGGCAGGGATGTAGAACACCAGAATGACACCGAGGTGGGAGCCACAGGTACTCAGAGCCTTGTGCTGGGCATCCCGAGTTGGGAGACAAAAGACTGCATGGAGGATAAAGCCGTAGGAGATGGCAATGAGGATGGAATCCAGACCCATGGCCAGCAGAGCCACAGTCAGCCCATAGACAATATTGACAGTGATGTCGGCACAGGCCAGGCGAGCAATGCCCATGTGCTCACAGTATGTGTGTGCCATGACATGGTGACCGCAGTAGGGCAGTCGCCTCAGCAAGAAGATGAAGGGAGAGACAATAGCCACACTACGGAATATGCCAACAAGACCAATTTTGCCTATGACAGTATGGTTGAGAATGACTGAGTATCTCAGTGGGTTGCAGATAGCCACGTATCGATCAAAGGCCATGACAAGAAGAACTGAGGACTCCAGAGCATAGATTGAATGGACACAAAACATCTGGGCAAGGCATCCAGCAAAGGAAATCTCACCAGCATGGAACCACAAAATGGCCAGCATTTTGGGCACAGTGGTAGAACTGAGAGCTAGGTCAGTGAGTGAGAGAAGACAAAGGAAGAGGTACATGGGTTCATGAAGTGCATTGTCCATTGAAATCACCAGGATGAGGGCAGAATTACCAGCCAGTGCCACAAGATACATGGCACAGAAAGGGATGGCAATCCAGAAGTGGGCAGACTCCAGCCCTGGGATCCCAGTCAGGAAGAGAGTGGTTGGGAGACTGTTGTCAGTGGTGTTAGAAACTGACATCCTTGTAGGCAAATGAAGATCTCTATTAAGCGGTGATGGTTTGTCAGCCCCGTAGCGTCAGATATTTGGTTGATTCACATACAGTGATGAGTTTTCtgtgaaataatcatttttaagacTGAGGAAAATGTTCATTTGTTCAAGAATTTGAAAAGACTCTTCTACATtttatcagatttaaaaaattctattagcTCTTATATTCAACAATGATGTTCTGAGTTCTTTATTCAAAGCACCAAGCTAAGTCTTTATTCATTTGCCCAAATTGACCTTTCCAGACTTATTTCTCACTACTTCCTTCACACCATTTATTGACCTTACATTCGCCCACATAGGTGAATTTCTTGTCTCTTTTCCATTCATTATTTTCACCATACCCAAGAAGTCTCATctctttattttcccattctctattttattttattattattttttaatttcagggcaAGTTTTTCTGCCTCTCAGAAGCCTTCTTTTCTTACGTAGTCCTTAGagatctttacttttttttttttttacttttttttcattcttccactATATTACAAAATCCTCTTGTGCTATACTTATGTCTCCATGCAATTTTAATCTACATGCTGCTTATGACTGTGTCTGTACCTAGACATTTGCAAAAATGTTCACTAAAGACTCAATTctgataattttaataacataccATTGACTTTTAATCTAATGATATAATGATGTATTAActtattcttttgtgttttggtAATGTATCTTTCCAAATATACACCAAATAACTTACCTATATATGCCACCTGAAGTAACTAGAAAGAGGTTAGGCAACATAAATATGCTTATATCCCTTATGATTGACTATCTACAGTGATTTGGGCATTTATATGTGTATAGTACAAGAAACCATGAGACAAATGTAATATACTTATTGAACAACACCAGTCTCAACTACATCAAAGCTCATAGTCCTTCAAGTCAACCACGACAATGGATGTGAGTTTCAGATATGAATGCCAAGTGCTGGCAGAGGCAGACAAAGGGAGAAAGCAGCATATCATGGACTTGCCACTCATGAAGACATCCTGGGAAGGAAGTCTCTTTTTTGCTGGGCAGGGATAGCTACTATTAAACACATTCTTAATAGCATATATTCTTAAAAGCATCCCGAGTAGGAATGCCAGGAAATCTGAATTTTAGTCCCGATTCTGTAATAGGATTGATATGTAACTTGAACAAATCTTCCACTTCTCTGGACAGTCTCAATGTAGAAAGGACAAGGACTATAGTCACTCTCTGCTTTTCTGATCTGATCACTATGGCATTGGAAAAAGTCCCAACACctttttgcatttcagttttgATCTATAAATTGGGAATAACACCATCTGACCTAACTTCAAAAGATTTTGTGATTGAGCAAAGATTATTATTCCTGGGATTAAAAGTTTGGATGTCCAAAATTATTCTCCCTCCTTTATCTTTATGTACTAACAAATATACtgtgaagaaaacaaagtaaaaatatcattCACACCCCTAACCAATAGGAAGAGCAAGTCCACAGACAAATATTGGTGTAATTTAGTTCAAAAGGCATGTTACTTGCAGAATTGAAATTAGTTATTATGTCCTGATTTgcagttcttttattttcacttcattCTTCTGTCTCTTAATATGTCTAATACTTGAATTTCTCTCTCTTACAAATAAGGCATTTTGTCTAATATCAATTCTTAGTGCTGTCAGAACTTCACTCATTATCTGAGCTTCAAAGAGGTAATGAGAATTGGGGACTTTCCCTTCTCTTTGCATTGAGATTTTCAGCGATGACGCTAGAGGGTTTTGGGCTCAGCCTTGACACTGGCCTGTGATCCTAGGGGAGAGCAGCTTGCACGGTGGAGTTTGGAGAGCTGGAGTCACTGCCACCTTCTTGCCCCCTCTCTTTCTGGTCTATTTTTGCTCCCTAAGGAAGATTTTAAGTGGTTGTGGTAAGATAAAGTGCTACTCTGTGAGCATCTGTGGATGTGAGGACCAGAAAGATTGGGATAACAgcaggttttatttatttctcttttggggaaaggatgagaaaaagaTATTAAGCTGAAGTCTCACTCAGGTTCACAATGGGGACACCCTCCCAAACTTGGCTCAGGGTTTTGTCTCTGGTTCACTAAGATGGTTGAGTTTTTGAGGTCCCCTTCTCAGATCTAGACATCAATACCTTACTTCTAACTTCATTCACTGACATAGTTATTGGGGAATCCGATTTCAAGAACTTACCTGTGTGAGCAACATGCATTTGCAGTCGGAGCACACTGAAGCTGGAGCTCTGTGTGACGGTGTATAGCATGAGTGTGCGGCTGTCTGGGATAGCGTGTGAGGGTGCAATGGCTTAGGCAGGAGCTGTGTATCTGAATGCACAGGTTTGTTTAAGGATGTGAAAGCCGTGTTTCTCTACAGGTCAGTGGTTGCAGTGTGATATTGTAGATGGTATGAATGTTTAATTTGTGCTGAAATGTATGATTTTACTCAGTTTTCTGAGCTCATGGATGTCTTAAGCTCTGCTCTGTATTCCAGCTTCTTCTAGTAAAGTGGCCTGGGAAGTGAAGACTATTTATTGACTCTCTATGATGCAGTAGTGTGAAAACTCAGATGGCCTCCTCTAGGGATTTGGTCTGCAGTGAGTCTACTGAGGGAACCAAAGGGGAAGGGTAGTGATGAATTAGATTGAAATGAGCAGGGCTAATTTTCCAGtgactttttaaaggaaaatggaaattaatcaTCTAGTCTATATGTTTAAACCTCAATTCTGGTCTCTTAGTTTGTATCTTCTTTCCTTAtctccttttcccctcctcttttctttacaTCTCTGAGTCCTCTTGAATCTCTACTGATTGTGGGTCTAGCAGAATTCTGATCTCATGTGGTTATGAAAGAATTTTGTGAATGGTGTAGCAAATAATGGTGTTGGTCCTTTGGAATAAAGCACTAGATAAATAAGGCATGCTGGTTGGGGAGATAGCACTCTCGACTATGGCAAAGCCAGCTCATAGTCCTGCAAGCCCACCAGTGTGATGAATGGTACAAAGCCAGATCAGAAGGGCAAGTGCTGATAGAGATACAGGAAGAAGCAAAGTGGAGTGTCCTGGAGTTGCCAACAATAAGGACATTTCAGAAGAGTGAATTCTATTTGTTGTGGAGGAATAGCTAGTATTGTATATATTCTCCCTCTTTAACATATGGCATACCTAAAATAATCTGTGCAGAATGCCAGGAAACCTAGACTTTAGTTCTGTTTCTGTCACAAGATGTTGTAGGACCATGAACAAATTTCTCACTTATCTTAGTAGTTTCCATTTATAAAGAGCAATGACTCTGGAATTCCAGTTTCAGTTTTTCTACCTCTTCACTATTTGACATTGAATAAATTCCACAACCTTTTTGAAACTCAGTGTTTCATTTCTAAATTGAAAATGGCAACTCTTGGTCTACTTATCTCACATGAGTTTTGTGGTTAAGAAAAGTATAAAGTGTATGGGATTAAAAgttaaaacaccaaaaacaatGTGCTCCCTATTTTTACAAGCTCTTTGTCCTGTAACAGCATATTGGAGTGGTACAGAGTGTAAGAATCATCCTCACCTCTTACCAATGGGAAGTCCAAGTTTTGAGAAGTGAACTGATATATCCCAAATCACTAAGCATGTTACTGTCAGAACTGAAATTAGCTCTCAGGTCTCCTGATTTAAAGTTTGGTGATTTCACCTCACTTAACTGTCCATTTATATGGTCAATActtgaattcttatttttcatgcaAGGCACATTAGTATCTAAGTCTGCAATCACTTTACTAATCATATGGGCTCCAAAGAGGCAGGTAAAAGAAAAGAGCCCCTCTGATTTTCATGGAGACTTTCACTGATGACCCCAGCTCCTAGGGGGAAGAATCTTGggtggtggagggtggggagctAGAGCCATTACCATGTTCTCTTCCCCTCTTGTCCCAGTCTATTCTTGCCCCCAGAGGAATATTTCACGAGATTCTTGTAAAAAGGCCGCTACTCTGTGAGCATCTGTGGATGTGAGTACTGTAAAAACGAGGTACAAGCAAGTTGTATTTCAAGAAAGAGTGGGGACATCCTCTGTAAACTGTCCCTCTCACGCTTGTCTGTGGGTCCCTATGATGGGTGAGTTTTTGAGATTTCCCTTTGGATTTCTCCGACCACAGTTTTCTGGACTCTGATATCAGGAACATACCTATGTGAATGTTGTGCATTCACAGGTTGAGTGTCTTAGGTTGGAGCCCTGTGATGGGGAGTCAGGATGAGTGCGAGGCTTGTGGTAGGGAGTGTGATGGAGCAATGGCTGGTCCAGGTGATGTGCACCTGAATGCAACCATTTGTCTAGGGATGTGAAAGCCGCGTTTTTGTGCATTTTGGATGGGTGTGATTTGTGGGATAGATGGGTTCTGGGTGTATAATCTGGGTGGAAATGTCTGATCCTTCCTCAGTTTTGCAGCTATCTCTAAGTTCCAGCCTCCTTTGTTCAAGGGGCATGGTAAGTGTGGTTATTAATTGATTGTGATACTTAGGTATGAAAACTGGGGGGCCTGCTCTAGGGATTTTATCTGTGGGGCTAATTTTGTAGGGAGATAATAAGAAGGAGGGGTGGggcataaaatgaagaaataagtaaGGGAAATTTTTCACAGGCAATTTTCAAGGAAAGTGGAAATAAACAcctagcaatttttatttttctttctcttactttccctcctctttctcttccttctttttctctaataCTCTGTTTCACTGAATTCCCATACATTATGAGTCATAGAATTCTGTTTGCATAGCACATCCCTAATGTGCTATGCAAATTTTTTGGCAAGAAATGGCCATGGACATATGCATCCTCCATTGTTCCGTTAGCCTTCACCTCACAAAACACATgttcaaaaaattattaagaatttcaagaataTGTCAGCAGAACATTGAAACAAGCAAGGCTCTTCTGAGCATGAGTCCCTGTGCTTTTACTAGGTTTTATGCCCATGAATTAAGCCCTGGGAGTGAACATCAGTCCTCTGGCCAGATACTCTCATATCCCTTGACATGGCATTGATGAAAGCAATATACAAAACTTTaagtttcataaatttttaagcATAAACCTATTGTGTTTTTTGGGGGAAATATATTCCTTAATGAGATTGATAGAgccttttttacttttccttcaaTTTGTTTATGGATCTCAAAATGAATATTGATGGAATGAGACAAAATTCATCCTCAGTTATTCTCAatgcaatttttataaaagtaagcTCTGAGAACActtgtttttatagaaataacTTAGCTCAGAGTGTAAGCAGTTTGCAGTTTAGGGAACATTGCCATAAATCAGGGTTAGTAACTGCTGGAATCAGCTTCTGCCTTAAGACAGAAGGAAGAGGTTCTGCTTATCAGAACCTTAATTTAGGTTGAGAGTGGGGACCCAGATTTCTAGAGGTGGATCCTAGAGAGCTGGTGCTGGTATATGTGGTAGGATAtgatgaaaaaagcaaaactagaacACACCACAAAATGCTTCTATTAGAATCAACTGTTATTTCccaggataaaatatttgcttggGGGATAATGACAAGAACAGAGGCCAATAGGAAAAGCAAATCCCTTATTCTTCTTTTGGCTTTCCAGTCTGCCTCTAATGCTTCCTGTTGGCAGAGCCTAAAAGTGCATTTAATTTCAGAACTTTTAAACACTGCTGAGATACTTGGGTCTAAAGCTGTGTattattcttgaaataaatatgtGTAAGATGGGGGAAGCATGCCCTCGGCAGATATATGTTAATGTAATTGATAATTAAAGAAGCTCACTCTAAATCATTAATTGCAACCATCTCTTGTTGCGTAGGAAGGACAATGCACCAGAGAAAACTGAGAAGCAAGAAATTGacattgaaatttcttttttcagatgaTAGAATTTGTATAGATAAGTTTGTAATCATAATTCTaataaagcaaatagaaaaactgATCTCTTGCTTGTTTCTCATTTGCTCCATAATGACAGAGGCAGGATGGTAAGATTGATCCAGGAGCCAATCTGATAGAGGAACAAAGCCTAGACTGCCACATAAATCATCTCTGATAGAAAGAGTTTCaatatttgggaaatgcaaatcaaaaccactatagATACCACTCTACACATATTTCAAgcctataaacaaacaaacaaacaaaaccagaacacaaatagaaaataacaagtgttggtgaagatatggAGCTGTAGAAATCCTCACACTTTTGCTGGTGGAAATGAAAATTGCtgcagccactttagaaaacagtttggcctTTCTTCAAATAGTTAAACACAGTTTtcaaatgacccagcaattttacttctaggtAGACTCAAAAGACCTGAAAACATGTTTTTACAACCAAGCTTGTAAACAAATATTCTgagaaacattattcataatagcccaaaatgagtgcaatccaaatgttcatcaacatacaaaatatgttttatttatacaatggaatattatatcaGAAATGAAGTACTCTGATACATGCAAAAACACaaatgaacattgaaaacatCAGACTCACTTAACATTTTCTGAGCacataataaaaacttttacCTTGCAAAGACCCTAGAACAGCCCTCATCTACCTGTGGATCATTATCTCATTTACCTTTTGTCCAtgcatattctttctttcctatttaacTGCTTGCTCCACTGCTTTTGCCACTCTCTGTGCAACCTCcttcaaaaatagagaaaatcgaaaaagaaaagaataaaagaacctaaaataaatttctgtcatctTTATGTGTTCAGAAaatgttaagtgaataaatgaatggtctAGTTTGTGTGAAGCCCTATGCTCAGtgatataattttgaatttaatttgatCTGAgtactcagttttctcatttgtgaaataggAACAGATTCCCTCCCTTTGAATTTGGTTGTTAAAGTTCTTTATGAAGTTTGGGGAATACTGGAAACACTGAGTATCATTGatgattattatatttctatGAGCTATGACTTTAGCCAACCCTAAAGTCTGGCTTCTGAAAGTCCCCTGAGAAGAGAGCCCTGAAGTGGGAACTGGGGTGGGGAAAAGAAACCTAAAGCTGAAATTCAGGTAGAATGAGTTATATGCTCGGTTTACCACAAACTAGCACTGGGCTCCTTGGTAGTCAGACCCCTTATTTGCCAGAGGATAGTTATGATACATCCCTCACAGGATCTCGGGAGCCACGAGGACTGGTGTGGGGGCAGGTAAGCGCTGCTCAGCTGGAAGGAGAGGGGGTACTGACTTGTTCTTTACATAGAGGTCTGCACCACCCATGGGAATAGACAGCAAGAGCTGCTCCCTCTGTGAGGAGCCTGTTCCCAAAAGGGTTTGGCTGGGGAATATTATTGCTTGCTATAACTCTTCCACTTCTCAGAGCTTGAGAGGCAGCTCCTGTGAAGGGTAGTGTGAGTATGGGGTCTTCTACAGCCTTTGCTAGGCCTGGGGAAAGCACAGCTCATTGCCCCTGGACTATCTGGAACAGGATGGGACATTGCCTTGTAGCTACTCTCAAGTCATATTTgtcttgcccttttttttttcttctccatgctCAATATGTTCAATGTTTCCACTGTCTCTCTAAAATTCCTTCTCTGGTCTTGcatttcccttcccccacctgcccctccccatctctatattat
It includes:
- the LOC105883493 gene encoding olfactory receptor 52D1 is translated as MSVSNTTDNSLPTTLFLTGIPGLESAHFWIAIPFCAMYLVALAGNSALILVISMDNALHEPMYLFLCLLSLTDLALSSTTVPKMLAILWFHAGEISFAGCLAQMFCVHSIYALESSVLLVMAFDRYVAICNPLRYSVILNHTVIGKIGLVGIFRSVAIVSPFIFLLRRLPYCGHHVMAHTYCEHMGIARLACADITVNIVYGLTVALLAMGLDSILIAISYGFILHAVFCLPTRDAQHKALSTCGSHLGVILVFYIPAFFSFLTHRFGHHRVPKHVHIFLANLYVLVPPVLNPIIYGVRTKEIRSRLLRLLHLGKISI